The Ciconia boyciana chromosome 7, ASM3463844v1, whole genome shotgun sequence region TGTGGCTTTGCGACATGAAACACCCTTATCCAGAAAGAACAGCCTGGAGTTTGCCAGCCCACAGTTTCCAGACCTCCAAGTCAATTAGCCTCCAACCACTGCACTTCGTTACCACTAACGCATAACTGATTAATGTGTATTAACCAAGAAAGGGATGTATCTATGTTTCTACAAAAGCTTTGTTTGTTTACaataaaaagcttatttttcgAGGCACTTATTTCTAATTTAACTCTCTCCctcaacagggaaaaaaaaattatctttaaaaagaaattccaatAAGTTTTACCTGCTCTGTATCCAGTGTAATTTTACAAAATCTACTTAAAATTCACCAATTTatcagaatttttcatttggaattaATGTAGTACCCTCCCTGGCCTTTTAGATATTCAAAGATTTTCCATCTAAATGATTTTTCTCaacaggaaaagtaatttttgtccAGTGATCTTTTCCATGGGGAAGTGAAGAAGTTAAGGCCCGGGTCCTTCACCacccccggggctgcagcctcaCAACAGGacctctttatttctttctttagccTTGGCAGCCTTGAGTTTTCATGTAATCAGTTATTTCTCACAAATCCAGATATTCAAATACCATTGGTCCCTTCAACCTCTTGCCAGATTCACCCACATCCTTTGTCATAGTCTTAACACCAGCCTGAAGCTCTTCCTTCCTTATTCCTTTGCCGTCATTTCTGCTAACAAGTTCCTCTGAGATGAAGATCCATGTCTCCTCTCATGCTCTGGCCACTTCAGGAGGctttaaaacctttttcctGGTGGTGTTTTcctgaaggaggaagaagatttCCTGTCTTTTCCAGACTTTGGCCTTCTGCTTCCCTCCATGATACCAAGGCCCCGCCCTGGCAGCAGTCATGTCCTCCTTCCCCGGCTAAAATGGGGGCACACcacaggggcaggagcagccaggaaAAAGTAAAAGGGCAGGAAATGAAGACGAACAGAAAGCAGATCAGCACTTGCAGTCACCACCATGCTGGAGAAGAGAGTGGGCATGAGGAGGCACCCACAAGCCCCAGCCTTACTCAATCCCATGCGAGGCGACTATTGTGGGAAGCTGCTCTGTAAGGAGGCGTGCAGTTCCCTCCAAAGGGCTGCATGACACAGTTGTGTAACCCATTCCCCTGCGAGCCAgcagcctgccttcccctcAGGTTGTCTCCAGGCACTAGTCCAGGTGCTTTTTTCCCAGATCTTTCTGCAACATTTGCCTGTGACAGCTCGGTTGCCTCCCCGCTGCCCACTCAAGAAGGCGGCCACAGCCTTCTCTCAGGGCTAGCCAGCTCCTAAAATGGCTTCCCTACCACAGCGTGAGGTGGCCAGTGGCATCACATCAGCCGGCCCCTCTGCCTTGCTCCTTCACACTGGTCAAAGACCAGATTTCTCTCTGGACTCAGCTGGCCTTTCTCTGTATCTCCTCTTTAGCCAGCACTGCCTCCCTCTTCCTGAGGAACCCCATTAAATTCCCATCTTTCTCTCCACTGGGTAACAATCTAGGACTTAAACagaatatatatgttttaaCATTATACTTCTATGGCAGGCAACAAAGATTCAGTTTAAATTTCAATATCCATCTTATATCTCCAGTTTCTCCGGAGCTATCTTTGTTTCTGCCAGATTTTCAAGTGCGAAACTCTGAAACATTGGGGTCCACTTAATTTTTCCCAGATACTTCTCTAGGATGGCACAGCTCCTTGAACCATGTGTATTAAGCACAATAATTCATCCCCAGTGATGATTTTTAAGTAGTAAACTTTTTGAAGCCTTTTGGCAGGATCCAGACATTGCAGCATGCAGCCAAAACCCTCCCAACACGATGGGTTTCCTAAATGGTGAAGCAACGGCTGCAGGGACTCACTCTAACACCAGGGACATGGAAGATCCTGGGAGCATGGGTTGAGATTcagaaaaccaagaaacaaGGATTgagtaatttttgtttcatgtgcAGAAACGGTGATACTCTGATGCTGATTACATTCTCCAAAACTAAACACATTTTCACAACAAAATGAATGCAGTTGGCGAGGCTGTTAGCAATGACCTACCAGAGTCAGGAAGGGAGAAGCTGGCACTTACCCacttggtctttttttcttaagctttcTGACAGtacaaaatggtattttcttaCTGCTGTTAGTGACAATAAAGCCTCAGGCTGCTTTCTTCAACGATGACATTATTCCCCTGAATCTTCTGCTTGTGGAGGTGAGGTGGCTGCAATCCATGCTGTCATTATCAGCTTTTTATCTCAATGCAAAAGCAATGCTGTTAGGGAACATAACTATCACTACTCTGCATGTAATTTAAGAAACCGTATAGAAcagggaaagacaaaaaaactgCATAGTGCAGGAAAgggagcaaaaccagaaagagaatacaagagagaatcagaaagaaGGTGGAAGACACTAGAATGAGGAACATCTGCCAAATATACGTTACAACAGATGGGAGTGAGGTGAGATGAGAAGAATAGGTGGAGAGATTTCAGTCAGGAAAGCATAAGAAGGAACAGCAGACAGCACGGGCCTAGAGGATATCCAAAGAAAAACTTGGAGATGGAGGACATTGtgtaaggaagaaaatgaatggaggAATGTACAGGGGAGCTGAAAACACAGTGtaaaaaagcacattaaataGAAAGGGGCTGAACCAGCAAGCAGCTACATTAGGAGACAGGAGAGGGTAAAGACATGTTCTTCCTCTCTTAAGCGTCTTTTTGTACATCAGTTCAGACTTCTCTCTACCAAGTTCAAAGAAATTGGCTAGAGCTCCCTCCGAAggcaaataataaaaagatctTATTATTGTATGATCCAATTTCATATGTGTTTGGGAATTATCACAAGGTACTTCATCCCTGCCTGGATTCACTACAGCATACACAAAGTGTGTGTGATCCTCTGAAAGCTTATTTCACACCAGCCTTTGTGGCAAAGAGTGAAGCCAAATGCAGCCAAACTGGCAGCAAAAATTGAAAGCAGGAAGGCAGACCAAGCAAGAGAACACTTGAAGTGGATTTTTAAGATGAGATAGAAGCAAGGAAAGGAGAGTAGAGTGATCTGTGGGGAACGGGATGGCCAGTACCTTCTTATATGTCTGCTCCACACAAGTCCTGCACCTTTCTTTTGCTTGGTGGGGACTGCGTCCTCTCCCAGAAACTCACAGTACTTACGGTAAAAGCAGAGTGAGTAGTCACCTTAAGGTGTTAGTCCCTCTCTGCTCGGTGCTCTTCTACAAATAGCATCAGCTCCTGAAGGCAGAAAGACAAAGCCACCATGTTTTTTGTAGTAAGTTCAGTTGGCTGTTCTCTCTTTCAGCAGGCACCAAAAAACACAACGAGGGAAGTGGCACTGAAAGGGAGCGCCCCAGGAAAAGCAAGATTGTCCTTtagattatttatttcctgGATTTGTCTCTTAGCCCTAGAAAAGTGATGAGGAGAGCTGGAATAGTGGTATTTCACACTCTCCTCCCTAAGGAGGCATTTcaccctctcctctcctttctaaAAGGGGAGCAGAGCTTCCTTTGGAGCCACTACACATGGCTTGCATAGCAAGCACATTCAAAGCTCAATTTCATGCtctgaaatgtttgcatttaatCTAGTACGTGTAGTTTTTCCTAGAAAGTATGAGCAGACACTTACCACAGACTACTACAGCGCCAGAGTATGCAGATGTGTTTTTACCTCATATTAGGTGACACTGCAGGATTACATTCCAGTTTACCTAGGAATATTTTGTAATCTACTCAGATCCTTAAGGCTCAAATGTCCAAGGCATataaaaaagaatctgaaaagaaaatctcattaaTTCTCAAATGACCCCTAATAGCTTGTCTAGAGGCTGGGCTCAAAACTGTACTTTTAGCTACTTGTAACAGTCCTTCTAGAACAGTGGGGGTGACTTTATTCTCTCTACTAACTTGTGAAACTGAATGACATCTTCTGGTGGAAGAATAGTCAAGGGACAGCCTTGACTCAAGAACAAAACGAGGAGCAAGAAAATTAGGATAAATGAGAAAATGGGGTAGGTTGGAAAGATGGTACAGACTGTAAAGGTAACAGAACACTTCGGAGAGGTGAGACAAAtatggggaggaagaggaggcagaggtTCTGCAGGGAACCAGGTTGCTgcacagatgggaaaaaaaatcatttgttcACACTTGATAGCTTCAAAACTTACTTGTTTTTGAGCTCAGTAGACACTTTAGCCAGTGGTGCAGCTGGAGCTAGCCTGGAAATATGGTTCTCTCAcactggaaaaggaagatgacTGTGGGCTGTTTTAGATCTGAGGTGTGGGATTCATCTTACTTAATTtgatggaaaatgtatttatgatgTTGCCTAGGctccattttcttcataattactaaatgcagccagcagcagcatttcttcagTGCTATCTACCAGCTATTCTTTAGAATTAGTGATTTTTAACTTTGGTGCTAAAGACAAGAAACTGCTGCTGACATTGCCTCTCCTCCTGCTATCCATGTGGATACAAATGAAGCATCCCCTTACAAGTGCGGAGCTACTGCTAGGGGGATGTTTGCAGTTCCAGCACGGAGGGAACTTCACACCAATTACCTACCTGTCTGGACATGCTGCCGTCCAGCCCACAGCAGTGAAAAGGCTTGAACCATCCCATAAAGGTAATCGTGCAGGGGTAGAAACTGGCAACCCAGGTTTCATCCTGTATGAGATTACTAATTTCACACATCTCTGCCTGTTAGACTGGGGTGCTTTAAAATGCAAGGTAGGCAGAGGTACCTGAAACAAATACAGCTGATAATGACTTCAGTCACGCAGACAGCACTACCAGCTAATCAGTGTATAAAAATAACCCTTCATATGTTGGCATACAGTATCCACTTTGTATGTCATACAGAAAGAACATACTCCcaatgctataaaaaaaaaaatcctttgtcaACTGTCAGTAACCAAACTAGCAAAATGTTGAATATCCACTTTGCCAAGTCCTTAAGCACGATGCTCATAAAGGCCTTCAAGAAGTCTTCAGTAGTGCCAAATCTTCTGTTGGTCGTGATACGCTAATTTATGCTGACTGATGTGAAGTCAGCTAACTGTGATAAAGACTCCattaaagaactgaaaagaataaatgaagcTCAATAAATTATTGAGGTGTCCGGAACAAACAACACCAGATGACTACCTGTCATGAAAAAGACATGGTCTTACGTTGCTGTCAACCAGTGGGCtcataaaaaagaacaatttatcAACAATTTGTGTCTGCTCCCTGCTGTCATTTGTCTTCCAGTCCTTTGCCCTTTGCATGTATTATGAAAAGCTCTCTACACCTGGCTGATGAAGCCATTCTTCTATTTCCATCTCAAGGACTGAAATACTGCCTGGTTTGGTGGGTGAAACCCTGAACTGTCTTGCCAGGCTCAATGATAGAGATGTATACAACAAGCTGGCACAACAACAAACCTGATCAGTTTAAGGAAATGTTATCTTAGATCATATTATCTGCCTCTCTAGAAAGCTTCCCCCAAGAGCTTCTTTTAAGTCCTGCACCCAGTAATATCCTGGGACAGAGTGAAAGACTTCTAAGCCTATCTCCACAAATGCAACTGTGACTTATGAGAAAGAATGCACAGAACTTTAATCATGAGACTTCTAATTTATAGACTTTGCTTTAAGCTCTTTCTCTGTAAATCCTCTTTCCAGATAGCAATAAATAAGGCCCAATTCTAATTCTTGAGTTAATGTCTTTATTTGTTACACATCAGGAGAAATTTACCaatattttccaaacagaaaacaagaatgaaagaTTAACTCTTTGTAGGTACAATCCTCAGGATGCAACTGTCTGAAAAGCATCTTTTAGGGTAGTGATTAACAAAAtcaagaggaaagcaaaaatcttAAGACATGCAAAAAGGAATTCACATGCAAAAACAATCTTGCAGAGTAAGTCTTCCCTGAATCTGTAGAGCACCATTTCCTACCAAGGAATGGCACAAAGCTGGTAGGGAGGTGGCTTCATTGTGCTCCCAAAAACAAGCTTTGTATTGGCTTCTTTCAATCCTTCTGGGAGGGTGAACGTGAATGCCTGTAACAGGGTGCAAAAGACAATAAAGAGCTCCATCCTTGCCAACAGCTCCCCCAAACATATACGGTGCCCtgtgaaaagacagaaaaggcaatCAGGCAAAGGATTTCTCTCACACCTCCCTTTCTAACCTGCTTggaggtttttctgtttgtttacttgttttctgaagactttGTCCTTTTCTCTTAACTGACTTAGTCATTTAATGATGCAGAACTGAAAGGCTGCTTGTATTTCCACCGAAAGGTTTAATCTATATTTACAGCAGGCGGCAAGATGTTATAGAAACAATCACCAGGGTTGCATAGATTACATTTACAGTCTTCCTAGCACTATACATTTTACTGCTACTATCTTGATAACTGGATCTCTCCTCCAAGAGAAACTGAATCTGTCTTCCAAGAGAAACTTTTCTATGtgtcatttcttctcttccaatCTTTTCCACATACAACTGGACTTCTCTCTTCCTGGAGATCTTTAAAACAGTGGAATGCATTTATATACCTATTTGTAGATGCCTTCCCAGTTATGTTGGAGAATGAATGGATCTTAAGTTTTTATCACATGGAGTAAATAAATCCCTGTTCAGTGCACATACCTATTGAAAACGGTAAGAATGCGTCTCTGTTTACAAAGTTTCCATCTTTATCCAGAAAGTGGACTGGGTTGAACTGATCAGGTGTCTCCCATTTTCCAGGATCAGGCAGAACAGAGTCAATATTTGCTAAAATCGTGGTGTTCTGAAAAAAGGAGCAGCGGCTTCAGTTCTGTCTTATTGTTCATATTAATCAGATAAGCAAATAATGACAAAGGAGCAAAGAATTTAAAGTCCTAACTTAAAGtctcattttttcaaaaattagatcaggctttaaaacatttcataagAAGTTTAAACTTTTGAGAATGTTGTGacttcctttcctttattaCTTGCTGCCAATAagttcaataaaataaatggttaGGATTTTATAATGTTCATGTTGTTAAAatggttgcttttattttttcctattgtcattaagtatttttattacttattcAGCTTTTGAGTTACAGAATATCATAAGTAtcagtttaatttttccctttgttacTCGATAGTTTCTGCAACGCTAGAGTTGCTTTGAGCAGATCcagaaaaaaggaatggaaatgaaACTACATGAAAAGCAGTGATGGGAGAATATTTAGAAACAAGCCCTAATATAGCTTTCAGTTACaaaacttgaaaatactttAGTTTCATTATAACATTTGCAAGATATTGCATTTAGAAGCTTgtgatatgaaaataatttcaaatttccaagtttttcagtaaaactttttttccatttttgaggGCCTCTGTTCACCAGCTCATAAGCCGTTTTGACAAGGGACAGACCTGAGATTGCTGGAAATTAATATGTTTCTTTCCAGTCACCATTCACAAGTTTTCTCTCAACAGAAATAATGATCTAAGGACTTACTAATAGTTAGGACAAGGTGCACGTTTCCTTGCAAAAGGCCAGTCTTAGAGACAGTCATAGCTTAGGGGCACTGCTAGAACTGATAGGACAGAAGAGTTCATGTCCCCAGTCAGGAAACCCCTCAAAAGCCTTTCTAAATGCATCTAATGTACCAAAGACCTACTGATATCAGCAGTTCTCATTCACAGTTGCTTTTCAACTAAACaagcaattaaattaaaagaagctAAAAAAGGACAGTGTTTTGGGAATCACTAGCTGAAGTGGCTTCAATCGTTAAAAAGTTACgttaaatcagttttaaaaactgttacaAGTGTAGCAGACATCAGATATTCAAATATGCAGCATATTTGTACCTTTGGAACAGGAAatcccagcagctctgtgtcCTTCATGCTCTGTCTGGGAAGTGCAATTAGGACTGTATTACTGTATCGCTGGATCTCGTGAAGTACAGCATTTGTATAGGGCAACTTTCTTCTGTCCTCATAGCAAATTAAACGGGAACAGCCCAGAACATTATCCAGCTCCTTCTGGACTTTCTCTAAGGAGGAATATTCAGCTTTAAATATACAACAAACAATCTATACActcataatttttcttattgctttttACAGTAAGAATAACAtccaacaaaatgaaaaagatactTTATAAAATAAGAATCCCTTCAAATTCCCATACAGATGACCTGAATAACATTTGGCACTGAAGTTGTTTATAGGTTGCATACCCaagtaatactttaaaaataatggtagCAAAGTTGTTCTATAAGAATATTTAGGTTCATGTTACATTTACTGCTCTGAGGTAATTTATACAAAGATTttactaatatttatttttacaggcaGAGAAtcaactggaaaataaaatattaatcatgTATTAGGAGACCAGTTTAGTATCTGATCAAGGATTGTTCTTCACTCAGAACCACATAGATTTTGCTTGCCATCTACAGATGGCCTAATTGCTATGCTGTAATTACCTGCCTTAGGAAGCACttacacaaattaatttttctcaatgactttttttttttttttttttacttacaatCTGAGCTGAAATAgtaatttcagattaatttccGAGCTGAAATGGTCTGATTAATACTACAGCCTTTATCATTGCAATTAGATTGACCCTATGCATCAGGAAACTTAAGACTGTTTTAATATATCCTGAGAAGGTGAAAGATGATATTATGAAAATTCAGTATGTGCAATCCAGTCTCaaattttaggttttttgaAGAGCTGTTAGGTAACAACAATGGGACATCCTTTCTCCTTACCACTTTgaccattttcttcttgccagcctcctgctgtgcctggtACCCAGCTTAAACTCTCCAATATGAGGCCTTTGAAGTGATTTGTATACCTTTTAATCCTTTCTATCCTGTACACTCTGACTCTTCCTTTTCACTTATTTTACTCTGCCAACCTATATCTTTCTTCTGTGAATATCATTATTAAAAGCATACAGTTTCAAGCTACTCACCCCaatctttttttatatctatttaTATGTAGATATCTATGTTTGAAGTTTTAAGCTTCATGGAATAACCACACATATTAGCAACCTCCCACTgcattgaaattatttctgctgcaaagAAGCCAGGAGCACATCAAAGTGTAGCAGTCATGGGTTGAAAAGGAGGACATGAAGATTCCACCTTGTCCTCAGTGGAAGTCTAATCATTATTGTCAGTGGAGGGGCAATGGTGCAATTTATCTCATCCAAGACTAGACTCCTCCATCTGATCAGATGAATCACACCCTGCATTGTGTATAGatctctttaaaatgaaacctAAAATGTAAGCCTCTATGTTAGAAAGGATACAGCAAGAAACAGATACATGCAGTTCACCTGATTCATAATCAGGTGATTATgaataatataattatattattcCATAATATAATTCcaataatatattatatttcCAATAATATATTCCAATTATATTATTCcaataatataattatattattcCATAATCCTAATAATTAGTTCCTCTACTATTCTTTGAACAAGCTCTACTGCTATTTGAACATGCATAATTCCTAAAAAGTTGCAGAACTGTTTGGGTGTGCTTACCTTGAATATCAGGATAAACCACCATATAGAGCATTGCCCAACATAAAGTGGTGGCCGTGGTTTCTGTACCTGCCAGAAAGAGGTCAAAAATAGTCTGGATCAAGTTTTCTTCATCATAAGTAGCACGAGGATCTCCTTTAGTCTGCAGATATGAATTGGAAAGATCAAGTTTTGgcacacaaaaaagaagtaAACCACCCTGcatcacagaaatatttactgatactctccaaaatgaaaaaaaaaaaaaaaaaagaaattacaggactagaaaataaaactttctgaatAATATGAAGACATTTTCTAATATTCTCTAGTGCATTTGTCATTTTATCCTATCCATATACACGTTTTGTTCTTCTGCCATGACAAAGTTACTAATTGTACATGCTTTCTACTCCTGCTGCAAATCCCATCATAATAGTCATTTCTAGTTTTACTTTAACCATATGCAGATCTGCTATTATTGTGGTTATAGATAATCTACCTGTAAATCTACTTACATTATTacttcatcctcctcctgccatcTCTTAGTGTcagcttttttaaattcatctaCCTATAAACTTTTCTATGGAGAAACTATATACTTCTAAATTTATATTAGACATCATTATAATCAAAGGAGCACTTAAAAGCCCTTGTTGTTAGTGGAGTGTAAGAAGAGTTCAGAGATACTCACTTTATTGATCTCATCCAAATAGTAATCAATAAAATCTTGATTTTCgtctggttttcctttttctttgtggcTTTCAAGTTCCTTTGCTAATAGAGCGTTCACAAAATTCATGCTGGACATAACCATTTTAAATGATGGTAGGAAATGGCTTGCAAGCCAGGGGAACATTTCATATACCTATAAAAGAGATATTTTAGATATGTGTTATTACTGACGTTAGCAAAGTAAATTTGAATCCTAATACAGGCTTTTGGGTAgtggaaaaagcaaatgaaagagaCTGATGACTGCATCTTCAGCATTATATTGAAGGGATAATGCCTATCCCATGACTCATTAAAGCCTTTCTTAATCCCATTTTTCTCTGGAGCAGAATTTCTCTTAGTTTTATCCTATAAACTTTCCATTGTGATGtacaaagaataaatgaagTTCCTCTGTACCCCAATTCTTTGCTAAGCTGAACTTCAGTAGCAAGGACCTCATGTAAAACATGTCCCTCTTCTCAGTTTATCCAACATACATATCATTTCTATCTCATCACTAAAAAACAGATCCATGC contains the following coding sequences:
- the LOC140654789 gene encoding cytochrome P450 2J6-like, with the translated sequence MLTVSVVLVFFVVSVLLMQFLKLQWMRKRFPPGPTPYPFFGNLLQINFQIHHEILKKMAKIHGNVFTLWLSNVPVVVLQGFEAVKQGLTVHAEDVAGRPINNTFHILTHGNGVMFSSGRLWKQQRRFGLATMRKMGVGKKDHEYRLQEEACHLVEYLQKTNGKPLDPTMPIVHTVSNVISSVIFGHRFSKDDENFHRLIESIDTVTAFGNSISFFVYEMFPWLASHFLPSFKMVMSSMNFVNALLAKELESHKEKGKPDENQDFIDYYLDEINKTKGDPRATYDEENLIQTIFDLFLAGTETTATTLCWAMLYMVVYPDIQEKVQKELDNVLGCSRLICYEDRRKLPYTNAVLHEIQRYSNTVLIALPRQSMKDTELLGFPVPKNTTILANIDSVLPDPGKWETPDQFNPVHFLDKDGNFVNRDAFLPFSIGHRICLGELLARMELFIVFCTLLQAFTFTLPEGLKEANTKLVFGSTMKPPPYQLCAIPW